The DNA segment TTTGCTGATTGGCTTCCTCTATTTCGGTCCGAAAATCACCGGCCCTGCCATggttcgattcgattcgattcgcCAGATTGATTATCGTTCGCCTGGCATGCTTCTGTGCCGTCCATGCTGAATCGCGCTGAATGGTAAGCGTAAAGATGATGCGTGCTGCTCACTTTCATTAGCCGTCCCATTGAGCACTCAATTACCGTCGGGCGAGAATCGGGACTGGGTATTGGCTTGCTGCTCTTGAAGGCAACAGAAGGAAAGGCAAAGCTTTATTTTGGTACACATTTCGATGTATTTTGATTGATGAGCGGGAGCGCTTTATGAGAAGTTTTGCTTCATATTGGTAGAAATTGTGCCTTTGAACAGGGCAAGTCTAACACGCCCAATATGATGTACTCATTAGTAATAGTATTCAAAAAGTGAATGTGCAGACTAAAGCTTATTGAATTAACGAACAACATGCGGAAACTGGTCACTTACTTGTTAATTTTTCTGATGATGGTTTTGAGCCCACTAAAGTCGGGTCGGTCTGTCGGTTCCTCTGACCAGCATTTGATCATGATGTTGTTTACATCCTCGTACGACGACTCGTCCACCTTTGGCCGGAAGGGAGCGTCCAATATTCCCGGCCCGTCTCTGACTAGTTTAATAATTTCTGCAATTGACACATAAAATAGCGAAATATTACCATCCCATCTAGAAGGCCTTGATATTTTGGAAACGTAAACGTATACATCATCTAGAATAGTTGTTGTTCGCATCTTCCTATcgattgtttatttgttgataTGAAGGAGACAAATTTTGTGTGAAAAGCTTTGACTCCAAATTGCTATACCGTAGTAGATAGTGTTGCCAacgggaaaataaaaaatgccaCCGAAAAAACCGGGCAAAAAGGTTACGATTCAATTGCGCCCGTTGGAGCGTGCACGAGGCTCCTCCTTCGAACAGGACCCTGCCGCAGGACCATCGTCTGGCGCACCTGTCAAAGCAGTTCTAAAAAAATCGCGCTACAAAATCTATGAAATACCGCGCAAGTCCGAGTTTTCCGAGTATCTCTTAAAGCTACGGCGCGAACAGGAGAGGCTAGAGCAGGATGATGCAGATCTGCGAGTTGAACCACCGGCGCACGAAGCTGCGGGCCCAAGCCGGCAGGCGGAAGCACGGCCAAAGTTGATAATGTTCGACAATCCCATCAGCCCGGTCAGGCAGGGCAGTGTCGTTGAGTATCGGCCGAAGGAGCGCCACCCGTTCAAGGAGCTCGTTAGTAACTATCTGCGACGAAGCTCGCATCCAAAGCAGCTGCTCGGTCTGTACAAGATACCGGTGGTGAAAAATTGGGAGCAAGTGATCGAAGATTCGCTGCGCAAGATGGCGGCCGAACGATCGACCCGAGGGGAACAGTGGAAGCAGCCGCGGCTGCAGTGGTTAGATGATTT comes from the Anopheles coluzzii chromosome 2, AcolN3, whole genome shotgun sequence genome and includes:
- the LOC125906384 gene encoding uncharacterized protein LOC125906384; translated protein: MPPKKPGKKVTIQLRPLERARGSSFEQDPAAGPSSGAPVKAVLKKSRYKIYEIPRKSEFSEYLLKLRREQERLEQDDADLRVEPPAHEAAGPSRQAEARPKLIMFDNPISPVRQGSVVEYRPKERHPFKELVSNYLRRSSHPKQLLGLYKIPVVKNWEQVIEDSLRKMAAERSTRGEQWKQPRLQWLDDLEEANRQLPEPTRSRRNMFDPSICCFLAWCGGRRRRRRRGQRWSDA